From Pagrus major chromosome 18, Pma_NU_1.0, a single genomic window includes:
- the LOC141012957 gene encoding protocadherin alpha-8-like yields the protein MEQRRYEGGRARGYLVGCVVAVLLWSVASAQIRYSISEEVNEGTVVGNIAKDLGLDKSTLKERRYRIVSSNADPLFHVNQNDGILYVSRKIDREEVCAQSSTCLINLKTVLENPLEVHYVEVEVLDINDHSPSFPHKEKTLEISESVLPGVRIPLQPARDQDGGPLSVQQYKLSHSDNFRLEVKDKGKDGKIPILVVQKSLDRETAGSHSLVLTALDGGKPPKTGEMDIKVNVLDINDNAPVFSKDVYSVTLNENSPVGTTVIQVNATDLDEGPNREVIYSFNSIVNHRLLELFDINPMTGEIVVKGIIDFEENDKYEIEIEASDKGLAPLATEKSVIIKIVDVNDNAPEIEVTSFSSSIPEDSRPGTTVALISVNDLDSGLNGKVICSISDDVPFTLSPSLKDKMYSLVTKSPLDREKQSHYELTIHAKDAGQPPLSSEKTISVVVSDVNDNSPEFSLSPYTFYVTEGNEPGTSVFSVKAFDRDENDNALISYHILRDGREENKLASFLNINSDNGHITALKSFDFEVLKTFQFQVVATDSGTPSLSSNVTVNVFILDQNDNAPVILYPVSSNGSAEGEEEIPRNVNAGHLVTKVRAYDADIGYNGWLLFSLQEVTDHSLFGLDRYTGQIRTLRSFTETDEAEHKLLILVKDNGNVSLSATATVIVKLVEPKEAFAASDVKSATKVDEEDNVTFYLMITLGSVSLLFIISIIVLIAMQCSKSTDYTSKYLQETNYDGTLCHSIQYRSGDKRYMLVGPRMSIGSTIVPGSHANTLVLPDRRRGSGEVRHL from the coding sequence ATGGAACAAAGAAGATACGAGGGAGGAAGGGCGCGAGGATATCTGGTCGGCTGCGTGGTTGCTGTGCTTTTGTGGAGCGTGGCCTCGGCGCAAATAAGATATTCAATCTCTGAGGAAGTGAACGAAGGAACTGTGGTTGGAAATATAGCAAAAGATCTGGGATTAGATAAAAGCACGTTGAAAGAAAGACGGTATCGGATTGTTTCGAGTAATGCGGATCCGCTTTTCCATGTAAATCAGAACGATGGCATCCTGTATGTCAGCCGAAAGATTGACAGAGAAGAGGTGTGCGCACAGAGCAGTACGTGTTTAATAAATCTGAAAACCGTCCTAGAAAACCCACTGGAGGTCCATTATGTTGAAGTGGAAGTTCTGGATATAAATGACCACTCTCCCAGTTTTCCACATAAGGAGAAAACGTTGGAGATATCTGAGTCTGTGTTGCCTGGAGTACGTATCCCGCTACAACCTGCACGAGATCAAGACGGTGGCCCTTTGTCTGTTCAACAGTATAAACTCAGCCATAGTGACAACTTTCGTTTGGAAGTTAAGGATAAGGGAAAAGATGGTAAAATACCGATATTAGTAGTACAAAAATCGTTGGATAGGGAAACTGCAGGAAGCCATTCATTAGTACTGACGGCTCTGGATGGAGGGAAACCTccaaaaacaggtgaaatggatattaaagtaaatgttttagATATTAATGATAACGCACCTGTTTTCTCTAAAgatgtttattctgtgacactCAATGAAAATTCTCCAGTAGGTACAACAGTCATACAAGTGAATGCAACTGATTTAGATGAAGGACCAAACAGAGAAGTAATTTACTCCTTCAATAGTATTGTAAACCATAGATTATTAGAGCTATTTGATATTAATCCTATGACAGGTGAGATAGTTGTGAAAGGTATAATAGACTTTGAGGAGAATGATAAATATGAAATCGAAATTGAAGCATCAGACAAAGGTCTGGCTCCACTGGCTACGGAAAAAAGTGTCATTATTAAGATAGTTGACGTGAATGATAATGCACCTGAGATTGAAGTTACCTCATTTTCAAGCTCCATCCCTGAAGATTCCAGACCTGGAACTACAGTTGCTCTTATCAGTGTAAATGACTTGGACTCTGGTCTGAATGGAAAAGTTATTTGCTCCATAAGTGATGATGTTCCTTTTACATTATCACCAtccttaaaggacaaaatgtattcattagtCACCAAATCTCCtctggacagagagaaacagtcaCATTATGAACTAACTATACATGCAAAAGACGCTGGTCAACCTCCATTATCATCTGAAAAGACAATAAGTGTTGTGGTGTCagatgtgaatgacaacagTCCAGAGTTTTCACTGAGTCCATATACTTTCTATGTCACAGAGGGTAATGAGCCAGGtacctctgtgttttctgttaaagCTTTTGATCGTGATGAGAACGACAATGCTCTGATATCCTATCATATTCTCAGAGATGGAagggaagaaaataaattggCTTCATTCCTAAATATTAATTCTGATAATGGACACATCACCGCTTTAAAAAGTTTTGACTTTGAAGTTCTGAAAACGTTCCAGTTCCAAGTTGTCGCCACAGATTCTGGAACTCCGTCACTGAGCAGCAACGTCACAGTGAACGTGTTCATTCTGGATCAGAACGACAACGCTCCAGTCATCCTGTATCCAGTCAGCTCCAACGGTTCTGctgaaggtgaggaggagatTCCCCGCAATGTCAACGCAGGACACTTGGTGACTAAAGTCAGAGCCTATGACGCTGATATAGGATATAACGGCTGGttgctgttttcactgcaggaagTTACTGATCACAGTCTCTTTGGTTTGGACCGCTATACAGGACAGATCAGAACACTTCGCtcattcacagagacagacgaggCTGAGCATAAACTGCTCATACTGGTCAAAGACAATGGGAACGTTTCTCTCTCAGCAACAGCTACTGTCATTGTCAAACTTGTGGAGCCCAAAGAGGCTTTTGCTGCTTCTGATGTTAAAAGTGCCACTAAAGTTGACGAGGAGgacaatgtcacattttatctgATGATAACTTTGGGCTCAGTTTCTCTACTTTTTATCATCAGTATCATCGTGCTGATTGCGATGCAGTGCTCCAAATCCACAGACTATACTTCTAAATATCTGCAAGAGACTAATTATGACGGGACTCTGTGTCACAGCATCCAGTACAGATCTGGAGACAAACGCTACATGTTAGTTGGACCCAGAATGAGTATAGGATCTACTATAGTCCCTGGCAGCCATGCCAATACACTAGTGCTCCCTGATAGGAGGAGGGGATCTGGAGAGGTAAGACATCTTTAA